One genomic region from Paroceanicella profunda encodes:
- the mrdA gene encoding penicillin-binding protein 2, with protein MSRQQFPKKDGPRISRRGLLLLGGQLGVVGVLGWRMRQLQVENSERYRLLAEENRINMRLIPPARGLIFDREGRALAVNRQNYRIVMIREQAGDPEEALNRLASLIEIPEAQRARVLKEVRQKSAFVPVTVAEHLNYTEFARVSANSPALPGIIPEVGLSRFYPEREATSHLVGYVGPVSEKDLKEQEDPDPLLQIPRFQIGKTGVEKLDEGKLRGHAGLSRIEVNSVGRVMRELDRTEGTAGANLQLTIDLDLQNFALQRLAGQSAAAVVMDVHTGDLMAMASAPGFDPNLFVFGISSTNWNGLLNDPYRPLSNKSVSGAYPPGSTFKMTVALAALADGAATVNETVFCPGYMEVGNRRFHCWRRGGHGHMNLHDGLKNSCDVYFYEMARRVGIDKISAMANRLGIGVRHDLPLPAISEGLTPTRDWKQRTQNQSWLVGDSINAGIGQGYVLATPLQLAVMSARVATGRAVVPRLVRGVDSKLIAPEEAPDIGLDPRHLAAVRGGMNAVVNERHGTGWRSRIEDDSLAMAGKSGTSQVRQISAEERRLGVFRNEDLPWNRRDHALFVAYAPVQAPRFAVSVIVEHGGGGSSVCAPICRDLLLQALYKGPPPLSAYPASDRDEIEQRRALQPEAPARPAHDRA; from the coding sequence ATGAGCCGACAGCAATTTCCCAAGAAGGACGGGCCGCGCATCTCGCGCCGCGGGCTGCTGCTGCTGGGCGGCCAGCTTGGCGTGGTGGGCGTGCTGGGCTGGCGGATGCGCCAGTTGCAGGTGGAGAATTCCGAGCGCTACCGCCTGCTGGCCGAGGAGAACCGCATCAACATGCGGCTGATCCCGCCGGCCCGCGGCCTGATCTTCGACCGTGAGGGCCGCGCCCTGGCGGTGAACCGGCAGAACTACCGCATCGTGATGATCCGCGAGCAGGCGGGCGACCCGGAGGAGGCGCTGAACCGCCTCGCCAGCCTGATCGAGATTCCCGAGGCCCAGCGCGCCCGGGTGCTCAAGGAAGTGCGCCAGAAGAGCGCCTTCGTGCCCGTCACCGTGGCCGAGCACCTGAACTACACCGAGTTCGCCCGGGTGTCGGCCAACAGCCCCGCCCTGCCCGGCATCATCCCGGAGGTGGGCCTGTCGCGCTTCTACCCGGAGCGCGAGGCGACCTCGCACCTGGTGGGCTACGTGGGCCCGGTCTCCGAGAAGGACCTGAAGGAGCAGGAGGACCCGGACCCGCTGCTGCAGATCCCGCGCTTCCAGATCGGCAAGACCGGGGTGGAGAAGCTCGACGAGGGCAAGCTGCGCGGCCATGCCGGCCTCAGCCGCATCGAGGTGAACTCCGTGGGCCGGGTGATGCGCGAGCTGGACCGCACGGAGGGCACCGCCGGCGCCAACCTGCAGCTCACCATCGACCTCGACCTGCAGAACTTCGCGCTGCAGCGCCTCGCCGGGCAGAGCGCGGCGGCCGTGGTGATGGACGTGCACACCGGCGACCTGATGGCCATGGCCTCCGCGCCGGGGTTCGACCCGAACCTCTTCGTCTTCGGCATCTCCTCCACGAACTGGAACGGCCTGCTGAACGACCCCTACCGCCCGCTCTCCAACAAGTCGGTTTCCGGCGCCTACCCGCCGGGCTCCACCTTCAAGATGACCGTGGCGCTGGCCGCGCTGGCCGACGGCGCCGCCACGGTGAACGAGACGGTGTTCTGCCCGGGCTACATGGAGGTGGGCAACCGCCGCTTCCACTGCTGGCGCCGGGGCGGACACGGCCACATGAACCTGCATGACGGTCTGAAGAACTCCTGCGACGTCTATTTCTACGAGATGGCCCGGCGCGTGGGCATCGACAAGATCTCCGCCATGGCGAACCGGCTGGGCATCGGGGTGCGCCATGACCTGCCGCTGCCGGCCATTTCTGAGGGGCTCACCCCCACGCGGGACTGGAAGCAGCGCACCCAGAACCAGAGCTGGCTGGTGGGCGATTCGATCAACGCCGGCATCGGCCAGGGCTACGTGCTGGCCACGCCGCTGCAGCTTGCGGTGATGAGCGCGCGGGTGGCCACCGGCCGCGCCGTGGTGCCCCGGCTGGTGCGCGGGGTGGACAGCAAGCTGATCGCGCCGGAGGAGGCGCCGGACATCGGCCTGGACCCGCGCCACCTCGCCGCCGTGCGCGGCGGCATGAACGCCGTGGTGAACGAGCGCCACGGCACCGGCTGGCGCTCGCGCATCGAAGACGACAGCCTGGCGATGGCCGGCAAGTCCGGCACCAGCCAGGTGCGGCAGATCTCCGCCGAGGAGCGCCGCCTGGGCGTGTTCCGCAACGAGGACCTGCCGTGGAACCGCCGCGACCACGCGCTGTTCGTGGCCTATGCCCCGGTGCAGGCGCCGCGCTTCGCGGTGTCGGTGATCGTGGAGCATGGCGGCGGCGGCTCCTCCGTCTGCGCCCCGATCTGCCGCGATTTGCTGCTGCAGGCGCTCTACAAGGGGCCTCCGCCGCTCTCGGCCTATCCGGCGAGCGACCGCGACGAGATCGAGCAGCGCCGCGCCCTGCAGCCGGAGGCGCCGGCCCGTCCGGCGCATGACCGCGCATGA
- the rodA gene encoding rod shape-determining protein RodA, whose translation MSFVPPPGSRIPSGPAKILYFHWGIAVLLAAVSCVGFLMLFSVADGSLEPWSQRQMMRFGAGFALMLVVAMINIRFWRSLAIPSYLGSLALLVAVEFIGEVGMGAQRWIDLGFFQLQPSEVMKIALVLVLARYYDWLDPEKVSRPLWVIPPVILTLLPMGLVLMQPDLGTALLLGIGAAVVMFLAGVSLWYFGTAALAACAVVFTVMTSQGTDWQLLKDYQFRRISTFLDPSSDPLGAGYHITQSTIAMGSGGLTGRGFMQGTQSRLNFLPEKHTDFIFTTLSEEFGFVGSISLLGLYTLIIALGTLSALTNRDRFGSLVTGGITATFFLYFAINMAMVMGLAPVVGVPLPLVSYGGSAMLVLMGAFGLLQSAHVHKPR comes from the coding sequence ATGAGCTTCGTTCCGCCACCGGGCAGCCGCATCCCCTCCGGGCCGGCGAAGATCCTCTACTTCCACTGGGGCATCGCGGTGCTGCTGGCGGCCGTGTCCTGCGTGGGGTTCCTCATGCTGTTCTCCGTGGCCGACGGCTCGCTGGAGCCCTGGTCGCAGCGCCAGATGATGCGGTTCGGCGCCGGGTTCGCGCTGATGCTGGTGGTGGCGATGATCAACATCCGCTTCTGGCGCAGCCTGGCCATTCCCTCCTACCTCGGCTCGCTGGCGCTGCTGGTGGCGGTGGAATTCATCGGCGAGGTGGGCATGGGCGCCCAGCGCTGGATCGATCTCGGCTTCTTCCAGCTCCAGCCCTCGGAGGTGATGAAGATCGCCCTCGTGCTGGTTCTGGCCCGCTACTATGACTGGCTGGACCCGGAGAAGGTCTCGCGCCCGCTCTGGGTGATCCCGCCGGTCATCCTCACCCTGCTGCCCATGGGCCTCGTGCTGATGCAGCCGGACCTCGGCACGGCGCTGCTGCTGGGCATCGGGGCGGCGGTGGTGATGTTCCTCGCCGGGGTGAGCCTGTGGTATTTCGGCACGGCGGCGCTGGCGGCCTGCGCCGTGGTGTTCACCGTGATGACCAGCCAGGGCACGGACTGGCAGCTGCTGAAGGACTACCAGTTCCGCCGCATCTCCACCTTCCTCGACCCCTCGTCCGACCCGCTGGGCGCCGGCTACCACATCACCCAGTCCACCATCGCCATGGGCTCCGGCGGGCTCACCGGGCGGGGCTTCATGCAGGGCACGCAGAGCCGGCTGAACTTCCTGCCGGAGAAGCACACGGACTTCATCTTCACCACGCTGTCGGAGGAGTTCGGCTTCGTCGGCTCCATCTCGCTGCTGGGCCTCTACACGCTGATCATCGCGCTCGGCACGCTCTCCGCGCTCACCAACCGGGACCGGTTCGGCTCGCTGGTCACCGGCGGCATCACCGCAACCTTCTTCCTCTACTTCGCCATCAACATGGCGATGGTGATGGGGCTGGCGCCGGTGGTCGGCGTGCCGCTGCCCCTCGTTTCCTACGGCGGTTCGGCCATGCTGGTGCTGATGGGGGCCTTCGGGCTGCTGCAGTCCGCGCATGTGCACAAGCCGCGCTGA
- a CDS encoding 2-hydroxyacid dehydrogenase, translating to MIRALLAAPARYWPEWSPHLTHAFAAAGLEVDLVAEPDGGDFDYVIYAPGGTLSDFSTLPGVKAVFSLWAGVEKIIGNPTLTMPLTRMVDPGLVEGMVEFVTGHVLRHHLGMDAHIHGQDGVWRNDVVPPLARNRKVSVLGLGQLGGACARALAGLNFDVVGWSRRAKEIPGVACLSGDDGLEEALARAEILVLLLPLTPSTGNLLDAKRLALLPQGACIVNPGRGPLIDDDALLAALASGALGHATLDVFRQEPLPPEHPFWASKGVTVTPHIASATRPETAAQVVAENMRRAEAGALLLHLVDRAAGY from the coding sequence GTGATCCGTGCACTTCTCGCCGCCCCCGCGCGCTACTGGCCCGAATGGTCCCCCCACCTCACCCACGCCTTCGCGGCGGCCGGGCTGGAGGTCGACCTCGTGGCCGAGCCCGACGGCGGTGACTTCGACTACGTGATCTACGCCCCCGGCGGCACCCTGTCGGACTTTTCCACCCTGCCGGGCGTGAAGGCGGTGTTCAGCCTCTGGGCCGGGGTGGAGAAGATCATCGGCAACCCCACGCTCACCATGCCGCTCACCCGGATGGTGGACCCGGGGCTGGTGGAGGGCATGGTGGAGTTCGTCACCGGCCACGTGCTGCGCCACCACCTCGGGATGGACGCGCATATCCACGGCCAGGACGGCGTCTGGCGCAATGACGTGGTGCCGCCGCTGGCGCGCAACCGGAAGGTCTCGGTGCTGGGCCTCGGCCAGCTCGGCGGCGCCTGCGCCCGGGCGCTGGCGGGGCTCAACTTCGACGTGGTGGGCTGGAGCCGCCGCGCGAAGGAGATCCCCGGCGTCGCCTGCCTCTCCGGCGACGACGGGCTGGAGGAGGCCCTCGCCCGCGCCGAGATCCTCGTGCTGCTGCTGCCCCTCACCCCCTCCACCGGGAACCTGCTGGACGCGAAGCGCCTCGCCCTGCTGCCGCAAGGCGCCTGCATCGTGAACCCCGGCCGCGGCCCGCTGATCGACGATGACGCGCTGCTGGCCGCGCTGGCCTCCGGCGCGCTCGGCCATGCCACGCTGGACGTGTTCCGCCAGGAGCCGCTGCCGCCCGAGCACCCGTTCTGGGCCTCGAAAGGCGTGACGGTCACCCCGCACATCGCCTCCGCCACCCGGCCCGAGACCGCCGCGCAGGTGGTGGCCGAGAACATGCGCCGGGCCGAGGCGGGCGCGCTGCTGCTGCATCTCGTCGACCGCGCCGCCGGGTACTGA
- a CDS encoding P1 family peptidase — protein MRPGPLNLITDVPGIALGNAEAPDYGTGTTVILPDIRAVAAADVRGGGPGTREITAIEPDALNERVDAIVLSGGSAWGLEAASGVMEWLRDQGRGLAVRDSLVPIVPAAILFDLPQRRDPSAPGETLPYRALGRAAAAAAGARFALGTAGAGYGATTAGLKGGLGSASLVWQREGAAALTVGAVVAVNALGSALIPGTRAFLAAPWEIDGEFGGLAMPPHAPWPTAIPSKRPVPGANTTIAAVATDASLTKAQARRLAIMAQDGLSRALHPAHTPFDGDTVFALSTGREAGIGADELYILGTMAATCLSRAIARGVYEATAISDLPAWRDL, from the coding sequence ATGCGCCCGGGCCCGCTGAACCTGATCACCGACGTGCCCGGCATCGCCCTCGGCAATGCCGAGGCGCCGGACTACGGCACCGGCACCACCGTCATCCTGCCCGACATCCGGGCAGTGGCCGCGGCGGACGTGCGCGGCGGCGGGCCCGGCACGCGCGAGATCACCGCCATCGAGCCCGACGCGCTGAACGAGCGGGTGGACGCCATCGTGCTCTCCGGCGGTTCGGCCTGGGGGCTGGAGGCGGCCAGCGGCGTGATGGAATGGCTGCGCGACCAGGGCCGCGGGCTCGCGGTGCGCGATTCCCTGGTGCCCATCGTGCCGGCGGCCATCCTCTTCGACCTGCCCCAGCGCCGGGACCCCTCGGCCCCCGGCGAAACCCTGCCCTACCGCGCTCTCGGCCGCGCCGCGGCCGCCGCCGCCGGGGCCCGCTTCGCGCTCGGCACCGCGGGTGCCGGCTACGGGGCCACGACGGCGGGGCTGAAGGGCGGCCTCGGCTCCGCCTCGCTGGTCTGGCAGCGCGAGGGGGCGGCAGCGCTGACGGTCGGTGCGGTGGTCGCGGTGAACGCGCTCGGCTCGGCGCTGATCCCCGGCACCAGGGCCTTCCTCGCCGCACCCTGGGAGATCGACGGGGAATTCGGCGGCCTGGCCATGCCTCCGCACGCACCCTGGCCCACCGCCATCCCGTCCAAGCGCCCGGTGCCCGGCGCGAACACCACCATCGCGGCGGTGGCCACCGACGCTTCCCTCACCAAGGCGCAGGCCCGCCGCCTCGCGATCATGGCACAGGACGGGCTCTCCCGGGCGCTGCACCCGGCACACACGCCCTTCGACGGCGACACGGTCTTCGCGCTCTCCACCGGGCGCGAGGCGGGGATCGGGGCGGACGAGCTCTACATCCTGGGCACGATGGCCGCGACCTGCCTCTCCCGCGCCATCGCCCGGGGGGTGTACGAAGCCACCGCCATCTCCGACCTGCCCGCCTGGCGCGACCTCTGA
- a CDS encoding M20 aminoacylase family protein, producing the protein MPVINRIAEFHPEITEWRRHIHANPELLFDTHKTSAFVAQKLREFGCDEVVEGIGRTGVVGLIRGKATGSGRVIGMRADMDALPITERRADVPHKSTNPGVMHACGHDGHTAMLLGAAKYMAETRNFDGAVAVIFQPAEEGGGGGKEMVDDGMMERFGINEVYGMHNWPGVPEGSFWTRPGPVMAAADQFDFRIIGKGAHAAKPHEGRDPIQCAVQMVSAFQTIVSRNLDPLESLVISVTKFIGGTAHNVIPGDVTISGTVRTLTDEVRDLAEKRMRGVALGIAAAHDCEVEIDYRRGYPVVVNHEAETEFAASVARTVVGEDRVRTDATPVMGGEDFAYMLEARPGNFVFIGQGDTAGVHHPDYDFNDDIIPVGATYWAKLAETAMPAG; encoded by the coding sequence ATGCCCGTCATCAACCGCATCGCAGAGTTCCATCCCGAGATCACCGAGTGGCGACGCCACATCCATGCCAACCCGGAACTGCTGTTCGACACTCACAAGACCTCGGCCTTCGTGGCGCAGAAGCTGCGCGAGTTCGGCTGCGACGAGGTGGTGGAAGGCATCGGGCGCACCGGCGTGGTGGGGCTCATCCGCGGCAAGGCGACCGGCTCCGGCAGGGTGATCGGCATGCGCGCGGACATGGACGCCCTGCCCATCACCGAGCGGCGCGCCGACGTGCCGCACAAGTCCACCAACCCCGGGGTGATGCATGCCTGCGGCCATGACGGCCACACCGCCATGCTGCTGGGCGCCGCCAAGTACATGGCCGAGACGCGGAATTTCGACGGTGCGGTTGCCGTCATCTTCCAGCCGGCCGAGGAGGGCGGCGGCGGCGGCAAGGAGATGGTCGACGACGGCATGATGGAGCGCTTCGGCATCAACGAGGTCTACGGCATGCACAACTGGCCCGGCGTTCCCGAGGGCTCGTTCTGGACCCGGCCCGGCCCGGTGATGGCGGCGGCCGACCAGTTCGACTTCAGGATCATCGGCAAGGGCGCCCATGCCGCGAAGCCGCACGAGGGGCGGGACCCGATCCAGTGCGCGGTGCAGATGGTCTCGGCGTTCCAGACCATCGTCTCGCGCAACCTCGACCCGCTGGAGAGCCTGGTGATCTCGGTGACGAAGTTCATCGGCGGCACGGCGCACAACGTGATTCCGGGCGACGTGACCATCTCCGGCACGGTGCGCACCCTCACCGACGAGGTACGCGACCTCGCCGAGAAGCGCATGCGCGGCGTGGCGCTGGGCATCGCCGCGGCGCATGACTGCGAGGTGGAGATCGACTACCGCCGCGGCTACCCGGTGGTGGTGAACCACGAGGCGGAGACCGAGTTCGCCGCCTCCGTGGCGCGGACCGTGGTGGGCGAGGACAGGGTGCGCACCGATGCGACCCCGGTGATGGGCGGCGAGGATTTCGCCTACATGCTGGAGGCCCGGCCGGGCAACTTCGTGTTCATTGGCCAGGGCGACACAGCCGGTGTCCATCACCCGGACTATGATTTCAACGACGACATCATCCCCGTGGGCGCGACCTACTGGGCGAAGCTCGCCGAAACCGCGATGCCGGCCGGCTGA
- the mazG gene encoding nucleoside triphosphate pyrophosphohydrolase, translated as MTARTPLARSDSETLVQDREAGLERLLEIMRRLRDPDGGCPWDLEQDFRSIAPYTVEEAYEVAEAIESGDRAELCSELGDLLLQTVYHAQMAEEEGAFAFADVVRAVCDKMVRRHPHVFGAAAGHRTPEEQTADWERIKAAERGAKPARAPSALDGVAVTLPGLTRAVKLQNRAARVGFDWPDASHVLDKIVEEARELAEADTAADREEEYGDLMFVMANLGRHLGIDPEAALRRVNAKFERRFRGVEARLAAEGSSPAQSTLAEMDAHWDAIKAEEKAARAAAEDRA; from the coding sequence ATGACCGCCCGTACCCCCCTTGCCAGGAGCGATTCCGAAACCCTCGTGCAGGATCGGGAGGCGGGCCTGGAGCGGCTTCTGGAGATCATGCGCCGCCTGCGCGACCCCGACGGCGGCTGCCCCTGGGACCTGGAACAGGACTTCCGCTCCATCGCGCCCTACACGGTGGAGGAGGCCTACGAGGTGGCCGAGGCCATCGAGAGCGGGGACCGGGCCGAGCTGTGCTCGGAACTGGGCGACCTCTTGCTGCAGACCGTCTACCACGCGCAGATGGCCGAGGAGGAGGGCGCCTTCGCCTTCGCGGACGTGGTGCGCGCCGTGTGCGACAAGATGGTCCGCCGCCACCCGCACGTGTTCGGCGCCGCCGCGGGGCACCGCACGCCCGAGGAGCAGACCGCGGACTGGGAGCGCATCAAGGCCGCCGAGCGCGGCGCGAAGCCGGCCCGGGCGCCGAGCGCCCTGGACGGGGTGGCCGTCACCCTGCCCGGCCTCACCCGCGCGGTGAAGCTGCAGAACCGCGCCGCCCGGGTGGGATTCGACTGGCCGGACGCCTCCCACGTGCTCGACAAGATCGTGGAGGAGGCGCGCGAGCTGGCCGAGGCGGACACCGCCGCCGACCGCGAGGAGGAATACGGCGACCTCATGTTCGTGATGGCCAATCTCGGCCGCCACCTCGGGATCGACCCGGAGGCCGCCCTGCGCCGGGTGAACGCGAAGTTCGAGCGGCGCTTCCGCGGCGTGGAGGCGCGCCTGGCCGCCGAAGGCAGCAGCCCCGCGCAATCCACCCTCGCCGAAATGGACGCCCACTGGGACGCCATCAAGGCCGAGGAGAAGGCCGCCCGGGCCGCGGCAGAAGATCGCGCTTAG
- a CDS encoding Fe(3+) ABC transporter substrate-binding protein, with protein sequence MKSLVLAAGLALAAAPALAQEVNVYSTRQPDLIDPLFERFTEETGIAVNVVFIDKGLIERLRAEGDRTPADLVLTVDIANLSAVVEAGVTQPVESAVIDANIPAEFRDTDNQWFGLTARSRVVYASKERVEAGAITTYEDLADPKWQGKLCTRSGMHNYNIALISAYIAHHGAEAAEEWVKGLKANLARKPQGNDRAQAKAIWSGECDIALGNTYYMGLMLNDPEEAQWADAVNVVYPVFEGGGAHMNVSGVAMTAAAPNRDNALKLMEFLTTEEAQHLYAELNYEFPLKEGVPFSETVAAWGEFEPDSIPLTEVASHRAEALRIVERTGYDE encoded by the coding sequence ATGAAATCCCTCGTCCTTGCCGCCGGCCTCGCGCTCGCGGCGGCCCCCGCCCTCGCGCAGGAGGTGAACGTCTACTCCACCCGCCAGCCGGACCTGATCGACCCGCTCTTCGAGCGCTTCACCGAGGAGACCGGCATCGCGGTGAATGTCGTGTTCATCGACAAGGGCTTGATCGAGCGCCTGCGCGCCGAGGGCGACCGCACCCCCGCCGATCTGGTGCTGACGGTCGACATCGCCAACCTCTCCGCCGTGGTCGAGGCCGGGGTGACCCAGCCCGTGGAGAGCGCGGTGATCGACGCGAACATCCCGGCGGAGTTCCGCGACACGGACAACCAGTGGTTCGGCCTCACAGCCCGCTCCCGCGTGGTCTATGCCTCGAAGGAGCGCGTGGAGGCCGGCGCCATCACCACCTACGAGGACCTGGCGGACCCGAAGTGGCAGGGCAAGCTGTGCACCCGCTCGGGCATGCACAACTACAACATCGCGCTGATCTCGGCCTATATCGCCCATCACGGCGCCGAGGCGGCCGAGGAGTGGGTGAAGGGGCTGAAGGCCAACCTCGCCCGCAAGCCGCAGGGCAATGACCGCGCGCAGGCGAAGGCGATCTGGTCCGGCGAATGCGACATCGCGCTCGGCAACACCTACTACATGGGCCTGATGCTCAACGACCCGGAAGAGGCACAGTGGGCCGACGCGGTGAACGTGGTCTACCCGGTGTTCGAGGGCGGCGGCGCGCATATGAACGTCTCCGGCGTGGCGATGACGGCCGCGGCGCCGAACCGCGACAACGCGCTGAAACTGATGGAATTCCTCACCACCGAGGAGGCCCAGCACCTCTATGCCGAGCTGAACTACGAGTTCCCGCTGAAGGAGGGCGTGCCCTTCTCCGAGACCGTGGCGGCCTGGGGAGAGTTCGAGCCCGATTCCATCCCGCTCACCGAGGTCGCCTCGCACCGCGCCGAGGCGCTGCGCATCGTGGAGCGCACCGGCTACGACGAGTGA
- a CDS encoding Fur family transcriptional regulator: MTGRNIIERCESIGLRMTGQRRVIARVLDAAQDHPDVEELYRRASDIDAHISLATVYRTVKLLEEASILDKLEFGDGRARYEDAEREHHDHLIDITTGQVIEFVDEDIEALQRRVAEKLGYDLRGHRLELFGVPLKTPGKDTT, encoded by the coding sequence ATGACCGGTCGCAACATCATCGAACGGTGCGAGAGCATCGGCCTGCGCATGACCGGGCAACGCCGGGTGATTGCCAGGGTGCTGGATGCGGCACAGGACCACCCGGATGTCGAGGAGCTGTACCGGCGCGCCTCCGACATCGACGCCCACATTTCCCTTGCCACCGTCTACCGCACCGTGAAGCTCCTCGAAGAGGCGAGCATTCTCGACAAGCTGGAGTTCGGCGACGGCCGCGCCCGCTACGAGGACGCCGAGCGCGAGCACCACGACCACCTGATCGACATCACCACCGGACAGGTGATCGAATTCGTGGACGAGGACATCGAGGCGCTGCAGAGGCGCGTGGCGGAGAAGCTCGGATACGATCTCCGCGGCCACCGGCTGGAACTGTTCGGTGTGCCGCTCAAAACGCCTGGGAAGGACACTACATGA
- the eno gene encoding phosphopyruvate hydratase, which produces MTAIIDITGREILDSRGNPTVEVDILLEDGSLGRAAVPSGASTGAHEAVELRDGDTSRYLGKGVTKAVAAVNGEIAEALIGMDVTLQTDIDQVMIDLDGTENKGRLGANAILGVSLAAARAAAETVGLPLYRYLGGPSARTLPVPMMNIINGGEHADNPIDIQEFMIMPVAAETMRDAIRMGSEIFHTLKKELSAAGHNTGIGDEGGFAPALSSATEALDFIMKSVEKAGYKPGEEVYLALDCAATEYYRNGKYDMKGEGKVMSAEENAAYLANLVDNYPIISIEDGMSEDDWAGWKLLTEKIGNRCQLVGDDLFVTNSKRLADGIKQGVGNSILVKVNQIGSLTETLEAVEMAHRARYTSVMSHRSGETEDATIADLAVATNCGQIKTGSLSRSDRLAKYNQLIRIEEELGTAAIYAGRSILRG; this is translated from the coding sequence ATGACGGCAATCATCGACATCACCGGCCGCGAGATTCTCGACAGCCGGGGCAACCCGACTGTCGAGGTCGACATCCTGCTGGAGGATGGCAGCCTGGGCCGCGCCGCGGTGCCCTCCGGCGCCTCCACCGGCGCACATGAGGCGGTGGAACTGCGCGACGGCGACACGTCCCGCTACCTCGGCAAGGGCGTGACCAAGGCGGTCGCGGCGGTGAACGGCGAGATCGCCGAGGCGCTGATCGGCATGGACGTGACGCTGCAGACCGACATCGACCAGGTGATGATCGACCTCGACGGCACCGAGAACAAGGGCCGGCTGGGCGCCAACGCCATCCTCGGCGTCTCCCTCGCCGCCGCCAGGGCCGCGGCGGAGACCGTGGGCCTGCCGCTCTACCGCTACTTGGGCGGCCCCTCGGCGCGCACCCTGCCGGTGCCGATGATGAACATCATCAACGGCGGCGAGCATGCCGACAACCCGATCGACATCCAGGAATTCATGATCATGCCCGTGGCGGCGGAGACCATGCGCGACGCGATCCGCATGGGCTCGGAGATCTTCCACACCCTGAAGAAGGAGCTCTCCGCGGCCGGCCACAACACCGGCATCGGCGACGAGGGCGGCTTCGCGCCTGCCCTCTCCTCGGCCACCGAGGCGCTCGACTTCATCATGAAGTCGGTGGAGAAGGCCGGCTACAAGCCCGGCGAGGAGGTCTACCTCGCCCTCGACTGCGCCGCGACCGAGTACTACCGCAACGGCAAGTACGACATGAAGGGCGAGGGCAAGGTGATGTCGGCGGAGGAGAACGCCGCCTATCTCGCCAACCTGGTGGACAACTACCCGATCATCTCCATCGAGGACGGCATGTCCGAGGATGACTGGGCCGGCTGGAAGCTGCTCACCGAGAAGATCGGCAACCGCTGCCAGCTGGTGGGCGACGACCTGTTCGTGACCAACTCGAAGCGCCTCGCCGACGGCATCAAGCAAGGCGTGGGCAACTCCATCCTGGTGAAGGTCAACCAGATCGGCTCGCTCACCGAGACGCTGGAAGCGGTCGAGATGGCACACCGCGCGCGCTACACCTCGGTGATGTCGCACCGCTCGGGCGAGACCGAGGACGCGACCATCGCCGATCTCGCGGTGGCGACGAACTGCGGCCAGATCAAGACCGGCTCGCTGTCGCGCTCCGACCGGCTGGCGAAGTACAACCAGCTGATCCGCATCGAGGAAGAGCTGGGCACGGCGGCGATCTACGCCGGCCGCTCGATCCTGCGCGGCTGA
- a CDS encoding cupin domain-containing protein, whose translation MQDAQDIIRTLGLQPHPEGGWYRETWRATAPEGVRPGGTAIHFLLEAHQRSHWHRVDATEIWLWHAGHPLTLGIDDRDHRLGPDLAAGEAPQLIVPAGAWQAATPLGGWVLVSCIVCPGFDFAGFDLAPPGWVPPGRTPA comes from the coding sequence ATGCAGGACGCGCAGGACATCATCCGGACACTCGGGCTGCAGCCACACCCGGAAGGCGGCTGGTACCGCGAGACCTGGCGGGCCACCGCGCCCGAGGGCGTCCGGCCCGGCGGCACGGCCATCCACTTCCTGCTCGAGGCGCACCAGCGCTCGCACTGGCACCGGGTGGACGCCACCGAGATCTGGCTCTGGCACGCCGGCCATCCGCTCACCCTGGGCATCGACGACCGCGATCACCGCCTCGGGCCGGACCTCGCGGCCGGAGAGGCCCCGCAGCTGATCGTCCCCGCCGGCGCATGGCAGGCGGCCACGCCGCTCGGCGGCTGGGTGCTGGTGAGCTGCATTGTCTGCCCGGGCTTCGACTTCGCCGGCTTCGATCTCGCGCCCCCGGGCTGGGTGCCTCCGGGCCGCACGCCCGCCTGA